Proteins encoded within one genomic window of Geotalea daltonii FRC-32:
- the tkt gene encoding transketolase has product MDKQRLTEGQMRLGANTLRMLAVDAVEKANSGHPGLPMGAADYAFTLWHNHLRFNCEKPDWPNRDRFILSAGHGSMLLYGLLHLFGFDLPMDELKNFRQWGSRTPGHPEHGAPGVEVTTGPLGQGFANGVGMALAAKMAAARFNDDTFSPIDHRIYAIVSDGDLMEGISSEAASLAGHLKLGNIVYIYDDNGITIEGKTELAFSENVGKKFTALGWHVQRIDGHDFDQIEAALGAARSEKEFPSLIIARTHIAHGSPNKADSAAAHGSPLGAEEALATRQALGWPKETFHVPAEVRALCRRRTEELKGEYAAWQKGFQQWQRRNPEKAALWEEMWQRRVPVELDEKLLKASAGADGATRSLSGRVIQQAAALVPALVGGSADLEPSNNTGIKGAGSIAAGSFAGRNIHFGIREHAMAAMMNGMALYGCFIPFGGTFLAFSDYCRPSIRLAALMGLQVVYVFTHDSILLGEDGPTHQPVEQISALRLIPNLTVFRPADGTETAMAWNAALAKKSGPTALILTRQKVPTLLRQDAFDPKAVLRGAYVVETADTPLVTIMASGSEVSLAMAAGNLLAKQGVGARIVSIPCLETFLAQSASYRQSVLGGRSVRVAVEAGHGALWWRLLGRNGLFIGVEAFGASAPDRVLAEKYGLTPESVAERIVKHLKRKPAPPSISPME; this is encoded by the coding sequence ATGGATAAGCAGCGGCTCACGGAAGGACAGATGCGGTTGGGGGCAAATACACTGAGGATGCTGGCGGTTGATGCCGTGGAGAAGGCTAACTCCGGCCATCCGGGGCTTCCCATGGGGGCTGCCGATTATGCCTTCACCCTGTGGCACAACCATCTGCGTTTCAACTGCGAGAAGCCGGACTGGCCCAATCGTGACCGTTTCATCCTTTCGGCCGGGCACGGGTCCATGCTCCTTTACGGACTGCTCCACCTGTTCGGTTTCGACCTGCCGATGGACGAGCTGAAAAACTTCCGCCAATGGGGAAGCCGTACTCCGGGACACCCAGAACATGGGGCTCCCGGTGTTGAAGTAACCACCGGCCCCCTTGGCCAGGGGTTTGCCAACGGCGTCGGTATGGCCCTGGCGGCAAAGATGGCTGCCGCCAGATTCAACGACGACACGTTCTCTCCCATCGACCACCGCATTTATGCCATTGTCAGCGATGGTGACCTCATGGAGGGCATCAGTTCGGAAGCGGCTTCCCTTGCCGGTCATCTGAAACTGGGCAACATCGTTTACATATATGACGATAACGGCATTACCATCGAGGGTAAGACCGAGCTTGCCTTTTCCGAGAACGTCGGCAAAAAATTCACGGCCTTGGGGTGGCATGTGCAGCGCATCGACGGCCACGACTTTGACCAGATAGAGGCGGCCTTGGGTGCGGCCCGCTCGGAGAAGGAATTCCCTTCTTTGATCATCGCCCGGACCCATATTGCCCATGGCAGCCCGAATAAGGCTGATTCGGCGGCGGCCCACGGTTCTCCACTCGGTGCCGAGGAGGCGCTGGCAACACGCCAGGCTCTGGGCTGGCCGAAAGAAACATTTCATGTGCCTGCTGAAGTGCGGGCTCTTTGCCGGCGGCGGACAGAGGAATTGAAGGGAGAATACGCCGCGTGGCAGAAAGGCTTTCAACAATGGCAACGGCGCAATCCTGAAAAGGCAGCCCTGTGGGAGGAGATGTGGCAGCGCCGGGTGCCGGTTGAACTGGACGAGAAGCTGCTGAAGGCATCGGCCGGAGCCGACGGGGCGACCCGCTCCCTTTCCGGGCGCGTCATCCAGCAGGCGGCTGCTCTGGTACCGGCTCTGGTGGGTGGTTCTGCCGACCTGGAGCCATCCAACAACACCGGTATCAAGGGCGCAGGTTCCATAGCCGCCGGATCCTTTGCCGGGCGCAATATCCACTTCGGTATCCGCGAACATGCCATGGCCGCCATGATGAACGGCATGGCCCTCTATGGTTGTTTTATCCCCTTTGGCGGTACCTTCCTCGCCTTTTCCGACTACTGCCGCCCTTCCATCCGCTTGGCCGCACTGATGGGGCTGCAGGTCGTCTATGTCTTCACCCATGATTCCATACTGCTCGGCGAGGACGGGCCGACCCACCAGCCGGTGGAACAGATCTCGGCGCTGCGTCTCATTCCCAATCTTACCGTTTTTCGCCCCGCAGACGGCACGGAAACGGCCATGGCCTGGAATGCGGCCCTGGCGAAAAAATCAGGCCCGACGGCATTGATCCTGACCAGGCAGAAGGTGCCGACCCTGCTCCGTCAAGATGCCTTCGATCCGAAAGCAGTTCTGCGGGGGGCATATGTGGTGGAAACCGCGGATACTCCGCTGGTAACCATCATGGCCAGCGGCTCCGAGGTCTCGCTGGCGATGGCAGCCGGAAATCTCCTGGCGAAACAGGGCGTTGGCGCCAGGATTGTCTCAATACCCTGTCTGGAGACCTTCCTGGCCCAGTCGGCGAGCTACCGACAGTCGGTGCTGGGGGGACGATCGGTGCGGGTGGCCGTTGAGGCCGGCCATGGGGCACTCTGGTGGCGGCTTCTGGGCAGGAACGGCCTCTTCATCGGAGTGGAGGCATTCGGGGCGTCTGCCCCCGACAGGGTGCTGGCGGAAAAATACGGTCTGACGCCTGAGTCGGTGGCAGAGCGGATCGTAAAACACCTGAAAAGGAAACCTGCACCCCCCTCGATCTCCCCTATGGAATAG
- a CDS encoding Crp/Fnr family transcriptional regulator — translation MEIPQILKKSLLFSGLDDENLAQVEAIAVKRPFAKGESLFTDGEVANGFYLLAEGSMKLCKISPDGREKVLHFVHAGETFAEAAFFGDGKYPAEAKAMENGEAIFFPREAFMGLLERNPRFSLNLIVSLSLLLRRFARQIEELSFADVPARLAAYLVELAERKSTSFQGKTYIDLDMKKGELASRLGTVSETLSRTFRKLKEEGLIEVDGGRVVVNDMERLKGLIGKGS, via the coding sequence ATGGAAATTCCGCAAATTCTGAAAAAATCCCTGCTCTTTTCCGGGCTGGATGACGAGAACCTGGCCCAGGTGGAGGCGATTGCCGTGAAACGTCCTTTTGCCAAAGGGGAATCCCTCTTTACGGACGGGGAGGTTGCCAATGGCTTCTATCTTCTGGCTGAAGGTTCCATGAAATTGTGTAAAATTTCCCCAGACGGCAGGGAGAAAGTGTTACATTTTGTCCATGCCGGGGAAACCTTTGCCGAGGCCGCCTTTTTCGGCGACGGCAAATATCCCGCCGAGGCCAAGGCCATGGAGAACGGCGAGGCGATTTTCTTCCCCCGCGAGGCTTTCATGGGGCTTTTGGAGAGAAATCCACGTTTCTCCCTGAATCTGATAGTGTCCCTTTCCCTTCTGCTGCGCCGATTTGCCAGGCAGATCGAGGAACTTTCCTTTGCCGATGTGCCGGCGCGGCTTGCCGCTTACCTGGTTGAACTGGCGGAAAGGAAATCCACCTCTTTTCAGGGCAAGACCTATATCGATCTGGACATGAAAAAGGGGGAACTGGCATCCCGTTTGGGGACGGTCAGCGAGACTCTGTCCCGCACCTTCAGGAAACTGAAGGAGGAGGGGCTTATAGAGGTGGATGGCGGGCGGGTGGTCGTAAATGATATGGAGCGGTTGAAGGGACTGATAGGAAAGGGTTCCTAG
- a CDS encoding DUF523 domain-containing protein: MELEDRRPENKLKIGVSSCLLGEKVRYNGGHKLDPVITDTLGRLFTLVGVCPETGCGLPTPRDAMRLEGNPAEPNLMVIRTRQDLTVPMQYFCQMEVIRLKGLALSGFIFKARSPSCGLCRVEVFNEGVSAATGRGLFAEAMVRQFPLMPMEEEETLHLTAVRESFIQRVLDYHDTD, encoded by the coding sequence ATGGAACTTGAGGACCGCAGGCCCGAAAACAAATTAAAGATCGGCGTCAGCTCATGTTTGCTGGGAGAGAAGGTCCGCTACAATGGCGGGCATAAGCTTGACCCCGTCATCACCGATACCCTGGGCAGGCTATTTACCCTGGTCGGAGTATGCCCCGAAACAGGCTGCGGCCTGCCCACACCAAGGGATGCCATGCGCCTGGAAGGAAATCCGGCGGAGCCGAACCTGATGGTAATAAGAACCCGCCAGGACCTGACTGTCCCGATGCAGTATTTCTGCCAGATGGAAGTCATACGGCTGAAAGGACTGGCCTTGTCAGGGTTCATTTTCAAGGCGAGATCGCCCAGCTGCGGGCTTTGCCGGGTAGAGGTCTTCAATGAAGGAGTTTCCGCCGCAACCGGCAGGGGATTGTTTGCCGAAGCCATGGTCCGCCAATTCCCGCTGATGCCCATGGAAGAAGAGGAAACGCTGCACCTGACGGCTGTCCGTGAATCCTTCATTCAGCGAGTGCTGGACTATCACGATACAGACTAG
- a CDS encoding GAF domain-containing sensor histidine kinase: protein MDWECCWTKKEISSADCPYIMEGEEMLYGALQQRIMEKCLECPRFKNDMERLKDSGAPLSAILPLIVAEYQEQKARLASMTNFVNRKTREMKFLHELSVVLQTSMDLDEVLSVAMTAITAGKGFGMNRAFLLMADKDRQYLKGYLGVGPRNYEEAWQIWQDIDRTNDSLHGMARNFQKTKLSSEKVKFQDILERLSVPLTDETHILNRALRGKKPLLVEDALHNPDVDPALAAVLGVDCFLVTPLISRKRRIGVIVADNCVTHKPITVQDMQSMETFAFPVAFALERASLHERLREELTKLTAANVKLKEQQELIVKMEKMALVGKITSSIAHSIRNPLMIIGGFARSLLKNSDENDKRRAQIETIVAEAKQLENVLAEVLSYSDSLFPAMDMWDVNQLVSSVYVEMLERLKQRGISSYLDLAADLPMVWIDYKQISYCVRALIINSMEVMTDNGEIRLKTSQESDSVVVEISDTGPAMPKEIRESLTTPFVDTQELGTGTGLPVCRAILERHGNEFIIEDRPGGGTVYKMKLPIKKGESLNE, encoded by the coding sequence TTGGACTGGGAGTGTTGCTGGACGAAGAAAGAAATATCCTCCGCAGATTGTCCATATATCATGGAGGGGGAGGAGATGCTCTATGGCGCGCTGCAGCAGCGAATCATGGAGAAATGCCTGGAGTGTCCCCGGTTCAAGAATGACATGGAGCGCCTGAAGGATTCGGGAGCCCCCCTGTCCGCTATTCTGCCGCTGATCGTGGCCGAGTATCAGGAACAGAAGGCCAGGCTGGCCTCCATGACTAACTTTGTCAACCGAAAGACCCGGGAGATGAAGTTCCTCCATGAACTTAGCGTGGTGCTGCAGACATCCATGGATCTGGACGAGGTCCTGTCGGTGGCAATGACGGCCATTACCGCCGGCAAGGGTTTCGGCATGAATCGGGCCTTTCTGCTCATGGCTGACAAGGATCGCCAATATCTGAAGGGATATCTGGGGGTAGGACCGAGAAACTACGAGGAAGCCTGGCAAATCTGGCAGGATATAGATCGAACCAATGACTCTTTGCATGGCATGGCGAGGAATTTCCAGAAGACCAAGCTGTCGTCGGAAAAGGTCAAGTTTCAGGATATCCTGGAGAGGCTGTCAGTGCCGCTCACCGATGAAACGCACATTCTGAACCGGGCACTGAGGGGGAAAAAACCGTTACTGGTGGAGGATGCCCTTCACAATCCGGATGTTGATCCTGCACTGGCTGCGGTTCTCGGTGTGGACTGTTTCCTGGTTACGCCGCTCATTTCGCGAAAGCGGCGCATCGGGGTCATCGTCGCCGACAACTGCGTCACCCACAAGCCGATTACTGTTCAGGACATGCAGTCCATGGAAACCTTTGCCTTTCCCGTGGCCTTTGCCCTGGAACGGGCGTCTCTGCACGAGCGGCTCAGGGAGGAACTGACCAAGCTGACTGCTGCCAACGTGAAACTCAAGGAACAGCAGGAGCTGATCGTCAAGATGGAGAAAATGGCACTGGTGGGAAAGATCACTTCCAGCATCGCCCATTCCATCAGAAACCCGCTTATGATAATAGGAGGTTTTGCCCGCTCGTTGCTTAAGAACAGCGACGAGAACGACAAGAGAAGGGCTCAGATCGAGACCATAGTTGCCGAAGCAAAGCAGCTGGAAAATGTGCTTGCAGAGGTGCTCAGCTATTCGGATTCTCTGTTTCCCGCCATGGACATGTGGGATGTGAACCAGCTGGTAAGCTCCGTTTATGTGGAAATGCTCGAGCGGCTGAAGCAGCGGGGCATCAGCAGTTATCTCGACCTGGCTGCCGACCTGCCCATGGTATGGATCGACTATAAACAGATAAGCTACTGTGTCAGGGCTCTCATTATCAATTCCATGGAGGTCATGACGGATAACGGTGAGATCCGGCTAAAGACCAGCCAGGAGAGCGATTCCGTAGTGGTGGAAATAAGCGATACCGGTCCGGCCATGCCGAAAGAGATTCGGGAATCATTGACCACTCCCTTTGTCGATACCCAGGAGCTTGGCACGGGCACCGGCTTGCCCGTTTGCCGTGCAATCCTGGAGCGGCACGGCAACGAGTTCATCATTGAAGACCGTCCCGGCGGCGGAACGGTCTATAAAATGAAGCTACCCATCAAGAAAGGAGAAAGCTTAAATGAGTAA
- a CDS encoding response regulator, with protein MSKLLVVDDEANIRLLYSQELTDEGYEVITAATAAEAVEQLKANGVDLVILDIKLKNESGIELLQQIVKDRHELPVILSSAFSFYKDDFSAWLADAYVVKSSDLQELKDEIRRVLEKKGRIKSN; from the coding sequence ATGAGTAAATTACTGGTGGTGGACGATGAGGCCAATATCAGGCTGCTCTATTCGCAAGAGCTTACCGACGAGGGCTACGAGGTGATCACTGCCGCTACTGCCGCAGAGGCGGTTGAGCAGCTTAAAGCAAATGGGGTGGACCTGGTCATCCTGGACATAAAACTGAAGAATGAGAGTGGCATAGAACTACTTCAACAGATAGTCAAAGATCGTCACGAACTGCCGGTAATCTTATCCAGCGCTTTTTCCTTTTACAAGGATGATTTCTCCGCCTGGCTTGCCGATGCCTACGTGGTTAAATCCAGTGATTTGCAGGAGCTGAAGGATGAGATACGACGGGTGTTGGAAAAGAAAGGGCGAATAAAATCCAATTGA
- a CDS encoding mannose-1-phosphate guanyltransferase — MKAVIMAGGFGTRMQPLTCNTPKPMVPLLNRPIMLHIVELLKKYHVTDLVLLLYHQPNVIKNFFRDGADFGVKITYVTPLEDMGTAGAVKYAEKYLKERFLIISGDLLTDFNLQKVLNFHEDNKALATITLTSVKDPLQFGVVITDKEKRITQFLEKPGWGEIISDTINTGIYVLEPEIFKYIPEGENFDFSQDLFPLLLKKKEPLFGFPLKGYWRDIGNTDSYREAHHDILRGKVYARIDAHKQDLIGKDLRIGADVKLDRSVILDGTVVIGDNSQVQDNAQLKDTVIGRNCTIEPGVRLSRCVIWDNVYIKRGAKITDSVICNNVSVGQGVVMEEGTIVADDTSIGEEVYIKRDVKIWPRKVIEGGSTVTGNLIWGERWKKSLFEGKMIKGLTNIELTPEFVAKLGCAYGTSLQKGSFVLAGRDASLSSRMLKRSFLGGILSAGVNVRDLKMVSLPIMRYKLRTFGEGGGVHFRQAIDDPASTEIVFLDADGLDFSSSMGKNVERIFYKENFRRAHHMEPGGISELPQVADFYREGFARALDMELLRKAGFKVVVDFNHSPAGQTLPAILNDMGCEVIGINAYIDEERVTKKPENNAQSLQQLAKIVSSLEAKAGFWLDTTSEEVILVDETGRLYEPSEFLTLLVALSLKTGVRGAFAVPVSAPSVIEQLAHEKGCSVRRTKSAERSMIEAAQSSEVIMAGSMDGRFAFPKFQAAFDGMFTIAKTIELAAAAEIPLSRILDDIPRRTFLQGRVPCVWDMKGGIMRKMSEDSLEREAIYIDGIKVHFGEDWVLVLPDQYNPYVHIIAEAKDQKVAHRLLDEYRKKVEKWKKELQ, encoded by the coding sequence ATGAAAGCAGTTATTATGGCCGGTGGCTTCGGCACCCGCATGCAACCCCTGACCTGTAATACTCCAAAACCTATGGTTCCTCTCCTCAATCGACCGATCATGCTCCACATCGTCGAACTTTTGAAGAAGTACCACGTGACTGACCTGGTGCTGCTCCTTTACCACCAGCCCAATGTCATCAAGAATTTTTTCCGGGACGGCGCCGATTTCGGTGTCAAAATTACGTACGTCACGCCGCTGGAGGATATGGGCACAGCGGGTGCTGTTAAATATGCGGAGAAATACCTCAAGGAGCGCTTTCTCATCATCAGCGGCGATCTTCTTACCGATTTCAACCTGCAGAAGGTGCTCAATTTCCATGAAGACAACAAGGCCCTGGCGACCATTACCCTGACCTCCGTCAAAGACCCGTTGCAGTTCGGCGTGGTCATAACCGACAAGGAGAAGCGGATAACCCAGTTTCTGGAGAAGCCGGGCTGGGGCGAGATCATCTCCGACACCATCAACACCGGTATCTATGTGCTAGAACCGGAGATATTCAAATACATTCCCGAGGGGGAAAATTTCGACTTCTCCCAGGACCTGTTTCCGCTACTGCTGAAAAAGAAGGAGCCCCTGTTTGGTTTTCCGCTTAAAGGCTATTGGCGGGACATCGGCAATACCGATTCCTATCGGGAGGCCCATCACGATATCCTGCGGGGCAAGGTATATGCCCGCATCGATGCCCACAAGCAGGACCTGATCGGCAAGGACCTGCGCATCGGTGCCGATGTCAAACTTGATCGTAGTGTCATTCTCGACGGCACCGTCGTCATCGGTGACAACTCTCAGGTACAGGACAATGCCCAGCTGAAAGACACGGTCATAGGCCGCAACTGCACCATTGAGCCGGGCGTGCGGCTTTCCCGCTGCGTGATCTGGGATAACGTCTACATCAAGCGGGGGGCCAAGATTACCGACAGTGTCATCTGCAACAATGTCAGTGTCGGCCAGGGCGTGGTCATGGAAGAAGGGACCATCGTTGCCGACGACACCTCCATCGGTGAAGAAGTGTACATCAAACGTGATGTGAAGATCTGGCCGCGCAAGGTGATCGAGGGGGGATCAACGGTAACGGGCAACCTCATTTGGGGCGAACGGTGGAAAAAATCGCTCTTTGAAGGCAAAATGATCAAGGGGCTTACCAATATCGAACTGACTCCGGAATTTGTCGCCAAGCTTGGATGTGCCTATGGCACATCGCTGCAGAAGGGTAGCTTTGTCCTGGCTGGGCGTGATGCCTCCCTCTCTTCGCGGATGCTGAAGCGGAGCTTTCTCGGCGGCATACTTTCTGCAGGCGTCAATGTGCGCGACCTGAAGATGGTGTCGCTGCCCATAATGCGTTACAAGCTTCGCACTTTTGGCGAAGGCGGTGGGGTTCACTTCCGCCAGGCCATAGATGATCCGGCCTCCACGGAGATTGTCTTTCTCGATGCCGATGGCTTGGACTTTTCCAGTTCCATGGGCAAGAACGTGGAGCGGATCTTTTACAAGGAAAACTTCCGCCGTGCCCATCATATGGAGCCCGGGGGGATCAGCGAATTGCCTCAGGTGGCCGATTTTTACCGGGAGGGGTTTGCCCGTGCTTTGGACATGGAATTGCTGAGAAAGGCCGGATTCAAGGTGGTGGTGGATTTCAACCACTCCCCCGCTGGTCAGACTCTGCCGGCTATCCTCAACGATATGGGCTGTGAGGTTATCGGTATCAACGCCTACATCGATGAAGAGCGGGTGACGAAAAAACCGGAAAACAACGCCCAGAGCTTGCAACAACTGGCAAAAATCGTTTCCTCTCTGGAGGCAAAAGCGGGATTCTGGCTTGATACCACCTCTGAAGAGGTTATTCTTGTAGATGAGACGGGAAGGCTCTATGAGCCTTCGGAATTTCTCACCCTGCTGGTGGCTCTTTCGTTAAAAACCGGAGTCAGGGGGGCATTTGCCGTGCCTGTTTCAGCACCGTCGGTTATCGAGCAGCTGGCACATGAGAAGGGGTGCTCGGTCCGCCGTACCAAGAGTGCCGAACGATCCATGATCGAAGCTGCCCAGTCTTCGGAGGTGATAATGGCCGGGTCCATGGATGGACGCTTTGCCTTTCCAAAATTCCAGGCGGCTTTCGACGGTATGTTTACCATCGCCAAAACCATTGAGCTGGCTGCGGCTGCAGAAATTCCCCTGTCCCGCATCCTGGATGACATCCCCCGGCGGACGTTCCTCCAGGGCAGGGTTCCCTGTGTATGGGACATGAAGGGGGGGATCATGCGCAAGATGAGCGAGGACAGCCTGGAGAGGGAGGCCATCTACATCGACGGCATCAAGGTTCATTTCGGAGAGGACTGGGTGCTGGTGCTTCCGGACCAGTACAACCCCTATGTGCATATTATTGCCGAGGCCAAGGACCAGAAGGTGGCCCACCGGCTGCTTGACGAGTATCGGAAAAAAGTGGAGAAATGGAAAAAGGAGCTGCAATAA
- a CDS encoding glycoside hydrolase family 57 protein: MTNPLYITFLWHMHQPYYKDPLKGEYALPWTYLHAVKDYYDMAAIVDETPGARAVFNLVPSLLDQIMDYASGAAVDQFLLLGQKAPADMKEEEKLFILENFFSANRQRMIEPYKRYLELYCLAGEGGGLEEHLRQFRDQDFIDLQVWFFLAWTGEAAKRRFPEFRRLMEKGKNFTEEDKALLFSRQRELIGEIIPLYGKLHREGKAELSVTPYFHPILPLLCDMKKARVAMPKVNLPAVSFQHPEDAHAQVAQGVARFEEIFGFKPKGMWPSEGSVSDEALGIIADCGIVWAATDEGVLSHTLPGGIGSNREALYQPYQFQQQGRGVSLFFRDHALSDLIGFTYSQWSPERAVADFIDRLQDIRHRIHGARVVPVILDGENAWEYYADNGYTFLSRLYRAVAESPGLTPATFSQVLDLVYGRHSIGHIHPGSWINANYGIWIGHPEENLGWDYLAKARQAAVEASPEVGALLSGKGDEGSEIAIAVCRSLYAAEGSDWFWWYGDDHFSPHSDRFDALFRRHLMNVYRLLGLNIPTELYEPIKKKGVAGFVREPAALLSPAISGFVTDYFEWLAAGLYDLTKQASAMHAAEALMQSFFYGFDRKYMYFRIDGVQSLGKILLPQDHLNLHLIHEKEYRLTMGLEAEEGPLWIKGERDWHATEAMCCWKIVKVAEARIPLDSLNLLPGDKLFAYFTLLRGEEEMGRWPADSPLMLSYAGADLELETWLI, encoded by the coding sequence ATGACAAACCCCCTGTACATAACCTTTCTCTGGCATATGCACCAGCCGTACTACAAGGACCCTCTCAAGGGTGAGTATGCGCTGCCCTGGACTTATCTCCATGCCGTAAAGGATTACTATGACATGGCGGCAATTGTCGATGAAACCCCAGGAGCCCGAGCTGTTTTCAACCTGGTGCCCTCCCTCCTGGATCAGATCATGGACTACGCCTCCGGGGCTGCCGTAGATCAGTTTTTGCTGCTTGGACAGAAGGCGCCTGCAGATATGAAGGAAGAGGAGAAGCTTTTCATTCTGGAAAACTTCTTCTCTGCCAATCGTCAGCGGATGATAGAGCCTTACAAGCGTTATCTGGAGCTCTATTGCCTGGCCGGAGAAGGTGGCGGGCTGGAAGAGCACCTGCGCCAGTTCAGGGACCAGGACTTCATCGACCTGCAAGTGTGGTTCTTTCTTGCCTGGACCGGGGAGGCGGCCAAACGCCGGTTTCCCGAATTCAGGCGACTGATGGAAAAGGGAAAGAACTTTACCGAAGAGGACAAGGCGCTGCTCTTTTCACGGCAGCGGGAGCTGATCGGGGAAATCATCCCCTTGTACGGCAAACTGCACCGGGAAGGAAAGGCCGAGTTGTCGGTAACTCCCTATTTCCATCCGATCCTGCCGCTTTTATGCGATATGAAAAAAGCCCGTGTTGCCATGCCCAAGGTCAATCTGCCGGCTGTTTCCTTTCAGCACCCGGAGGATGCCCATGCACAGGTAGCCCAGGGCGTTGCACGTTTCGAGGAAATCTTCGGTTTCAAACCAAAGGGAATGTGGCCGTCGGAAGGATCGGTAAGTGACGAGGCATTGGGCATTATTGCCGATTGCGGCATTGTCTGGGCGGCTACCGACGAAGGTGTCCTCTCCCATACTTTGCCGGGAGGAATAGGTTCAAACAGGGAAGCCCTCTACCAGCCATACCAGTTTCAACAGCAGGGTCGTGGAGTTTCACTTTTTTTTCGGGATCATGCATTGTCGGACCTGATCGGGTTTACCTATTCACAATGGAGCCCTGAGCGGGCCGTTGCCGATTTTATTGACAGGCTGCAGGACATCCGCCACCGCATTCATGGCGCACGGGTCGTGCCAGTGATACTGGACGGGGAGAATGCATGGGAGTACTATGCGGACAACGGCTACACTTTTTTGAGCCGGCTCTATCGGGCTGTGGCAGAGAGCCCTGGACTGACGCCGGCCACTTTTTCCCAGGTGCTGGATCTGGTGTATGGCAGGCACAGCATCGGCCATATCCATCCCGGATCATGGATAAATGCCAACTATGGCATCTGGATCGGCCATCCAGAAGAGAATCTTGGCTGGGATTATCTGGCCAAGGCCCGCCAGGCTGCCGTTGAGGCCAGTCCCGAGGTGGGGGCTCTGCTTTCCGGCAAAGGGGATGAAGGCTCGGAAATCGCCATTGCCGTTTGCCGGTCACTCTATGCTGCGGAAGGGAGTGACTGGTTCTGGTGGTATGGAGACGACCATTTCTCTCCCCACAGCGACAGGTTTGATGCACTATTTCGCCGGCACCTGATGAATGTATACCGACTGCTCGGTCTGAACATACCGACCGAGCTCTACGAGCCGATCAAGAAAAAAGGGGTGGCCGGTTTTGTTCGTGAACCGGCGGCACTGCTTTCACCTGCCATCAGCGGTTTTGTCACCGATTATTTCGAATGGCTTGCTGCCGGGCTCTATGACCTGACGAAGCAGGCATCGGCAATGCACGCGGCTGAAGCCCTGATGCAGTCCTTTTTCTATGGCTTCGATCGCAAATACATGTATTTCAGAATCGATGGAGTCCAATCCCTGGGTAAGATCCTGCTGCCGCAAGACCATCTGAACCTGCATCTGATCCATGAAAAAGAGTACCGGCTGACCATGGGCCTGGAGGCGGAAGAAGGGCCACTGTGGATCAAAGGAGAAAGGGATTGGCATGCAACGGAAGCCATGTGCTGCTGGAAAATAGTCAAGGTAGCCGAAGCACGAATTCCCCTGGACAGCCTTAACCTCTTGCCGGGTGACAAGCTTTTTGCATATTTTACCCTTTTGCGCGGCGAGGAAGAAATGGGCCGGTGGCCGGCGGATTCTCCGCTTATGCTGAGCTATGCAGGGGCGGATCTGGAGCTGGAAACATGGCTCATTTAA